CCTGCAAGAATTGCTGTACTTCAATTTGTTGATGAAACGGATGAGTTTCAATCTGATTTACCGCGGGTATAATTTCATTATGAACGATTAAGTCCATTAGTCTGTCGGGATGAAAATTACTTACGCCAATTGCTCGAATTTTTCCTTCCTTATACAATTCCTCAATAGCTCTCCAAGAACCATGAACATCTCCAAAAGGTTGATGTATCAGATATAAGTCAAGATAATCTAATTGTAGTTGTGTCAATGAATTTTCAAAAGCCCTCTTTGTTCCTTCATAACCATTTGACTGTATCCATAGTTTTGTAGTAATAAAAAAATCTTCTCTTGGTACACCGCTTTTCTTTATTGCATTTCCAACAGCTACTTCATTCATGTAAACAGCAGCGGTATCAATCAAACGATAACCTGTAGCAATTGCATCTAATACGCTTCTTTCGCATTCTGCCAAATCTGTTACCTGAAAAACACCAAATCCTAAGACAGGCATTTCAATTCCATTATTTAAAAGTATTTTTTGCATTATATTTTTTGTTTCTACAAAATTCTTGCTATTTATTCACCTGAAGAGTATACAGATTACGGATTTGTCTACCAATTTTACTCCCTGCACTGTTGTTTTCATTAATCTTCTAATTTAATACTTAAATTTGTAATGTAAAATATAATAAGCAATGGACCAGATATATAAATTTAATTCGGTAACTGATTACAACGACTTGAACAATCACAAAACGCTACATCCGTTAGTAAGTATAATTGATTTTTCTAAAGCCAACCCCAGATCTTGGGGTGATAGTAAAACCGTTAAAAT
This region of Flavobacterium lacustre genomic DNA includes:
- a CDS encoding aldo/keto reductase, translating into MQKILLNNGIEMPVLGFGVFQVTDLAECERSVLDAIATGYRLIDTAAVYMNEVAVGNAIKKSGVPREDFFITTKLWIQSNGYEGTKRAFENSLTQLQLDYLDLYLIHQPFGDVHGSWRAIEELYKEGKIRAIGVSNFHPDRLMDLIVHNEIIPAVNQIETHPFHQQIEVQQFLQENNVQIQSWGPFAEGKNNIFQNELLHSIGNKYNKSVAQVVLRWLIQRGVVAIPKSVRKERMEENFDIFNFELNFEDMEAIKTLDTKTSSFFDHRDPAMVKWLGERKLNL